From a single Bacteroidota bacterium genomic region:
- a CDS encoding LysE family translocator, translated as MLEAVLSGISLGLVLALLVGPVFFMLIDTSIKKGFMKAVILAVGVVLSDAFFICLTYFSATALGFMKSYQTEIGIAGGILLVIFGLVNIFKKPHLKSTDIDLPDNSKSPLVDIVKGFMMNALNPFVLIFWIGVSGVVSANENYSDMHIVMFYLVVLLTVFLTDVLKAWLAARLRHFLKPGLILMINRVSGVGLILFGCRLLYQILFPEGYSISTVRKLRKSYFFMNNV; from the coding sequence ATGCTGGAAGCTGTATTATCCGGAATCAGTCTGGGATTGGTATTGGCCTTATTGGTTGGACCGGTCTTTTTTATGCTGATTGATACCAGTATTAAAAAAGGCTTTATGAAAGCGGTCATCCTGGCGGTAGGGGTGGTGTTAAGCGATGCTTTTTTTATTTGTTTAACCTACTTCAGTGCAACCGCTTTAGGTTTTATGAAATCCTATCAAACTGAAATTGGGATTGCAGGTGGAATTTTATTGGTGATTTTCGGGTTGGTGAACATTTTCAAAAAACCTCATCTCAAATCAACAGATATCGATTTACCGGACAATTCGAAATCTCCGCTGGTTGATATAGTAAAGGGCTTTATGATGAACGCACTCAATCCCTTTGTTCTCATTTTCTGGATTGGGGTATCAGGTGTGGTTTCGGCGAATGAAAATTATTCGGATATGCATATCGTTATGTTTTATCTGGTAGTGCTGCTGACCGTATTTTTAACCGATGTGTTGAAAGCCTGGCTCGCTGCTCGTTTGCGTCATTTTTTGAAACCCGGCCTCATTTTAATGATAAACAGGGTGAGTGGAGTAGGTCTGATCCTCTTTGGCTGCAGGCTCTTGTATCAAATCCTCTTCCCTGAAGGGTATTCAATTTCCACTGTAAGAAAGTTGAGAAAGTCTTACTTTTTTATGAACAATGTATAA
- a CDS encoding T9SS type A sorting domain-containing protein has protein sequence MKSLSRWLASFLILLGLASGNVQAQTTVQIGAGTTTTTSFPIRSCYGYSYTQMLYTSAEIVAGGYSGSGTISKVRFYYATAFSPTTTSDNWTVYLGNTALTALTSGAANYTPTSAMTQCFSGIVTFPAVGNWMEITLSTPFNYTGGNLIVAIDENAASYTCSAGWRYTSTTPTTVRQLYSDSFNPDPAALPGSYSGSSTSSTLRPNIQLDIMSATPCAGQPAPGNTVASTASACIGSSVNLSLQNVTTGSGVSYQWQYSDDNSNWTNFGANSSSTSYVMGAVPLYFQCIVTCSNDPNPGISNSVLVGINPFYNCYCPAVPTSIDAQGAVNFVIGAWSNPNVSTSTYQNFTGVAPTTLYTGSTNSATVSLQTGYTYRCRVFIDLNQDGDFADLDEMNDLGLSSSANPTTQTGNIVIPASATPGITGMRLVVTDDDFANNPCYSSSYGNVEDYLIDIQPEPVCIDPPTAGSATSSVSQFCNTTTVNVNLDLAGNSGGTGQTYQWQYSVDDVDFFDIPGATTKAWTENGVATSYYYRCNVTCGASTVPSASVYVQAVPPPAAGVITGPATGFVNAATNYSSTGEAGALQWQARLLPSGTFSNVSGATNNPQDIFFGAPGSYEVQLVTSVSGCANAISNAVTTTVTLVNDNVCDAVPVTIGVNGPYSNVGATLEAGEVQPPNGSCNGNSSWCTVASNTVWFTFTVPMGGSGRYGLGFSPNNWDSQVAIWSASSCGDLLTGAAVLIAANDDSLGSPFNSYAAAHCLTPGQTYYIQVDGWSSTTNPAFGLRIDDLGPADPSFAVLPAQVCENGASITLVPAVAGGTFSGPGVTGNSFSPAAAGAGIHSITYTLGGFDICYSSSQSIEVVSPTYTYYADADNDTYGNAGVSILSCEASAPAGYSADATDCDDTNPSVNPGATELCNSIDDNCNGSTDEGFDVDNDGFTSCGGDCNDNDNTVYPGATEVCNGVDDDCNLLVDDGLTFITYYADVDGDTYGDVSSTVSTCNGAPAGYVSDITDCDDNNAAVNPAATEICNLIDDDCDGLTDENILVAGPISGPAVQCVAVVTGSATFSIAPVQDATGYNWTVPNGMNIVSGQGTNSIFVFWTPFAVHDGIIGPLTVSASNACGSGPASSVGIDINYTIPVRPSSISGPVKLCPGDAGTYSVLNVARASYYVWSVPTGMTITGGNGTNVINVSVDGSYTGGIVSCSAANGCGVSPSRVRAVTTNNPPVPASISGQASGVCGAAGVVYTAALVPAATGYTWSVPFGATLMSGQGSNSISVDFDGAYPGGNITVIATNACGSSAARSKAVTGAPAVPGVITGDLTICPGQSGVAYGVATVAGAAAYTWTVPGGSTVTSGQGTKDMLMTWGTNPASGLSVYVNASNACGTSLNRALNGIAIDVLNCVRLGDQGVATGLNIFPNPATDRATIVFNGTEGADFNLKMVDVTGRMIMNERGTATEGKNQRELNTNEVSSGVYFIMIEIGGTTEQIRLVIE, from the coding sequence ATGAAAAGCTTGTCTCGTTGGTTGGCCAGCTTCTTGATCCTTCTGGGATTGGCTTCCGGCAACGTACAGGCCCAAACAACAGTACAAATCGGAGCCGGTACGACAACAACAACGTCCTTTCCGATTCGCTCGTGCTATGGGTATTCCTATACCCAGATGTTATATACATCTGCAGAGATCGTTGCCGGAGGATACAGTGGTTCAGGAACAATTAGTAAAGTCAGATTTTACTATGCAACCGCTTTCTCCCCCACAACTACTTCCGACAACTGGACGGTCTATCTTGGCAACACTGCACTTACCGCGTTAACATCAGGAGCGGCTAACTATACACCGACGTCTGCAATGACCCAGTGTTTCTCGGGTATTGTCACTTTCCCTGCTGTAGGAAACTGGATGGAAATTACGCTTTCCACTCCTTTTAACTACACCGGCGGAAATCTGATAGTTGCTATTGATGAGAATGCAGCGTCCTATACCTGCTCTGCAGGCTGGCGCTACACTAGCACTACTCCTACTACAGTAAGACAATTGTACAGTGACAGCTTTAATCCTGATCCTGCTGCACTTCCGGGAAGTTATTCAGGATCAAGTACATCTTCTACACTTCGTCCTAATATTCAGTTGGATATTATGAGCGCGACTCCCTGTGCCGGACAACCTGCTCCGGGTAATACAGTTGCTTCCACAGCATCAGCATGTATCGGTTCATCTGTTAACTTAAGCCTTCAAAATGTAACAACCGGAAGTGGTGTTTCTTATCAGTGGCAATATTCAGATGATAATTCCAATTGGACAAATTTCGGGGCGAATTCATCATCCACCAGTTATGTAATGGGAGCAGTTCCTTTGTACTTTCAGTGTATAGTTACCTGTTCAAATGATCCAAATCCGGGAATATCAAATTCAGTACTGGTTGGAATAAATCCTTTCTATAACTGTTACTGCCCTGCCGTTCCAACTTCAATTGACGCACAGGGTGCTGTTAATTTTGTAATTGGTGCCTGGTCCAATCCGAATGTCTCTACTTCAACTTATCAAAACTTTACTGGCGTTGCTCCAACAACATTATATACCGGATCAACTAATTCAGCTACGGTTTCCTTACAAACAGGCTATACTTATCGTTGTCGCGTATTTATTGATTTAAATCAAGATGGAGATTTTGCTGATTTGGATGAGATGAATGACCTGGGCCTATCTTCAAGTGCTAACCCAACAACTCAAACCGGTAATATTGTTATACCGGCAAGTGCAACCCCCGGAATTACCGGAATGAGACTCGTTGTTACTGATGATGATTTCGCAAATAACCCATGTTATAGTAGTTCCTATGGTAATGTTGAAGATTATCTGATCGACATTCAGCCTGAGCCGGTATGTATTGATCCTCCTACAGCGGGAAGTGCTACTTCCAGCGTTTCACAGTTTTGTAATACTACTACAGTTAACGTGAATCTTGATTTAGCAGGTAACAGCGGCGGAACAGGTCAGACTTATCAATGGCAGTACTCTGTGGATGATGTTGATTTCTTTGACATCCCAGGAGCTACAACCAAGGCCTGGACTGAAAATGGTGTTGCTACTTCTTATTACTACCGTTGTAATGTCACTTGCGGTGCTTCTACTGTACCATCCGCTTCTGTATATGTACAGGCAGTACCTCCACCTGCAGCCGGAGTAATCACTGGTCCGGCTACCGGGTTTGTGAATGCGGCGACCAACTATAGCAGCACAGGAGAAGCAGGTGCACTGCAATGGCAGGCACGTTTGCTTCCAAGCGGTACTTTCTCTAATGTAAGCGGTGCAACAAATAATCCTCAGGATATTTTCTTTGGTGCTCCAGGTTCGTATGAGGTGCAATTAGTAACTTCTGTTTCAGGATGTGCAAATGCCATTTCCAACGCAGTAACTACAACTGTTACCCTTGTAAATGACAATGTGTGTGATGCAGTTCCGGTAACTATAGGCGTAAACGGTCCATACTCTAATGTAGGTGCGACTCTTGAGGCGGGTGAAGTACAACCTCCTAATGGTTCTTGCAATGGAAATAGTTCATGGTGTACTGTTGCCAGTAATACGGTTTGGTTTACGTTTACAGTACCTATGGGTGGTTCCGGTCGTTATGGACTTGGATTCTCTCCTAATAACTGGGATAGTCAGGTGGCTATTTGGTCAGCCTCTTCTTGCGGTGATCTTTTAACCGGTGCGGCTGTATTGATAGCTGCTAACGATGACTCTTTGGGCTCTCCATTTAATTCTTATGCAGCAGCACATTGCTTAACTCCGGGTCAAACTTATTATATACAGGTTGATGGATGGAGTTCAACTACTAATCCTGCTTTCGGATTAAGAATTGATGACTTAGGTCCTGCTGATCCTTCTTTCGCTGTATTACCAGCTCAGGTTTGTGAAAATGGTGCTTCCATTACTTTAGTTCCAGCAGTTGCCGGTGGTACCTTCTCTGGTCCCGGTGTAACAGGAAATTCATTTAGCCCTGCTGCTGCCGGCGCCGGCATCCATTCTATCACTTACACTTTAGGTGGTTTTGATATTTGCTATAGCTCTTCTCAATCTATTGAAGTGGTTTCTCCAACATATACTTATTATGCTGATGCAGATAATGACACCTATGGAAATGCAGGTGTGAGTATCCTGAGTTGTGAAGCTTCTGCTCCTGCCGGATATTCTGCCGATGCTACTGATTGTGATGATACTAACCCATCTGTTAACCCCGGCGCTACTGAACTTTGCAACTCTATTGATGACAACTGCAATGGATCTACTGATGAAGGCTTTGACGTTGACAATGACGGTTTCACTTCTTGTGGTGGTGACTGCAATGACAATGACAATACCGTATATCCCGGTGCTACTGAAGTTTGTAACGGTGTGGATGATGACTGTAACCTCTTAGTAGATGATGGTTTAACATTCATTACTTACTATGCTGACGTTGATGGCGATACTTATGGTGATGTTTCCAGTACAGTAAGTACTTGTAATGGTGCTCCTGCAGGTTATGTCTCTGACATTACCGATTGTGATGATAACAACGCTGCCGTAAATCCTGCAGCTACTGAAATCTGTAACCTTATTGATGATGATTGCGATGGTTTAACTGATGAAAACATCCTTGTTGCAGGTCCTATCTCCGGTCCGGCTGTACAATGTGTGGCTGTAGTTACCGGTTCTGCTACCTTCTCTATTGCTCCGGTACAGGATGCAACAGGTTACAACTGGACTGTTCCAAACGGAATGAATATCGTTTCCGGTCAGGGAACTAACTCTATTTTCGTATTCTGGACTCCGTTTGCAGTTCATGATGGTATCATCGGACCACTTACTGTTTCTGCAAGTAATGCTTGTGGTTCAGGTCCTGCCAGCAGTGTTGGTATTGATATCAACTATACTATTCCTGTACGTCCTTCTTCTATCTCCGGTCCGGTTAAATTATGTCCCGGTGATGCAGGAACTTACTCTGTATTGAATGTTGCCCGTGCGAGCTACTATGTATGGTCAGTTCCAACAGGAATGACTATCACAGGCGGTAACGGTACTAACGTTATTAATGTTTCTGTTGATGGTTCTTATACAGGTGGAATTGTGTCTTGTTCAGCTGCTAACGGTTGTGGCGTAAGTCCTTCACGTGTTCGTGCTGTCACTACTAATAATCCTCCGGTACCTGCTTCTATCAGCGGACAAGCATCAGGAGTTTGTGGAGCTGCAGGAGTTGTTTATACTGCTGCCCTTGTTCCTGCTGCAACCGGTTATACTTGGTCAGTTCCTTTCGGAGCTACCCTTATGAGCGGTCAGGGTTCTAACTCTATCTCTGTTGATTTTGATGGCGCTTATCCTGGTGGAAACATCACAGTAATTGCTACTAACGCTTGTGGATCAAGTGCTGCCCGTAGTAAGGCTGTTACAGGTGCTCCTGCTGTTCCCGGTGTTATTACCGGTGACCTAACTATCTGTCCCGGACAATCAGGTGTAGCTTATGGTGTTGCAACTGTTGCAGGTGCTGCTGCTTATACCTGGACAGTTCCAGGCGGATCAACAGTTACCAGCGGACAAGGAACTAAGGATATGCTTATGACATGGGGTACTAACCCTGCTTCAGGATTGAGTGTATATGTAAATGCTTCAAATGCTTGCGGAACAAGTCTGAACCGTGCATTGAATGGTATTGCAATTGATGTATTAAACTGTGTTCGTCTTGGAGACCAAGGTGTTGCTACAGGATTGAACATCTTCCCGAACCCTGCTACTGACCGTGCTACTATCGTATTCAATGGAACTGAAGGTGCTGATTTCAACCTTAAAATGGTTGATGTAACAGGCCGTATGATCATGAACGAGCGTGGAACTGCTACAGAAGGTAAGAATCAGCGTGAATTAAACACAAATGAAGTCTCTTCAGGTGTATATTTCATCATGATTGAAATTGGTGGAACAACTGAGCAAATCCGTTTAGTTATCGAATAA
- the xrtF gene encoding exosortase family protein XrtF has translation MLQKYIKDQRQRVIAWFIIKALLLYIAWFISYDFFIAPAGKVDAALNYRVATDAGIILDLLGYEGGTQPGDRQTIVCIKNETMVGVGNPCNGLELFVLFAGFIICFPGSWKNKWWYILVGSLIIHFVNVMRTVSLALIQFKAPEYLDFNHHYTFTIVVYSIIFFLWIFWTNRYSSLNELLNSDNDASKTS, from the coding sequence ATGCTTCAGAAATACATCAAAGATCAGCGCCAAAGAGTTATTGCCTGGTTTATTATAAAAGCACTTCTCTTATATATAGCTTGGTTTATATCCTACGATTTTTTTATTGCACCCGCAGGAAAGGTGGATGCAGCATTAAATTATCGGGTAGCAACAGATGCCGGAATTATACTCGACCTACTCGGTTATGAAGGTGGAACACAACCCGGAGACCGGCAAACCATCGTTTGTATTAAAAACGAAACGATGGTGGGTGTTGGTAATCCTTGCAACGGCTTAGAATTATTTGTCCTGTTTGCCGGATTCATCATTTGTTTCCCCGGCTCCTGGAAAAACAAATGGTGGTATATATTAGTTGGCAGTCTGATCATCCATTTTGTTAATGTAATGAGAACAGTTTCACTCGCATTAATTCAATTCAAGGCACCTGAATACCTTGACTTTAACCATCACTATACATTCACTATTGTTGTTTATTCTATCATTTTCTTCCTTTGGATATTCTGGACCAACCGATACAGTAGTCTGAATGAACTTCTTAATTCCGACAATGATGCTTCAAAAACTAGTTGA
- a CDS encoding sugar transferase, whose translation MKEALLKDIQPEVRKFLARHTDLKSAQTKVLITTTAFNVEGLEEENCKAIINLKKVNDIRFVNKFQEAVNEKLPNGGVYIGFIETQEQRRHRLLRKFVPGFAHLYFIFDFIFKRVFPKLPVFKKLYFFVTNGRNRVMSKAEALGRLASCGFKIVDVKVIGNYTYFAGRKERQPYFDLNPSYGPLFTMNRVGKDGKMIQVYKFRTMYPYAEYLQEYIYEQNKLASGGKFADDFRITSWGKFMRQFWLDELPMIINILKGDLKIVGVRPLSKHYYSLYTKELQDKRIDSKPGLLPPFYVDMPSTLDEIIESELKYLRAYEKRPFLTDMRYFFSICSNIIVRKARSN comes from the coding sequence ATGAAAGAAGCATTACTAAAAGATATTCAACCGGAAGTGAGGAAATTCCTCGCCAGGCATACGGACTTGAAGTCGGCACAAACGAAGGTGTTGATTACAACCACTGCCTTTAATGTGGAGGGTCTGGAAGAAGAAAATTGTAAGGCGATTATCAATCTCAAAAAAGTAAATGACATACGTTTCGTAAATAAGTTTCAGGAAGCCGTAAATGAAAAGCTTCCGAACGGAGGTGTCTACATTGGTTTTATCGAAACACAGGAGCAACGCAGACATCGACTATTAAGAAAATTCGTTCCCGGATTCGCGCATTTGTATTTTATTTTCGATTTCATCTTTAAAAGAGTATTCCCTAAGCTTCCTGTTTTTAAGAAGCTTTATTTTTTTGTTACCAACGGTAGAAACCGAGTAATGTCGAAAGCAGAAGCATTGGGTCGTTTGGCCTCCTGTGGATTTAAAATTGTCGATGTAAAAGTAATCGGGAACTATACTTATTTTGCCGGAAGAAAGGAACGTCAGCCTTATTTTGATCTGAATCCTTCTTATGGTCCTTTATTTACAATGAACCGTGTGGGAAAGGATGGCAAAATGATTCAGGTATATAAATTTCGTACCATGTATCCCTATGCCGAGTATTTGCAGGAATATATCTACGAGCAGAATAAATTGGCATCAGGTGGTAAATTTGCCGATGATTTCAGAATTACTTCCTGGGGTAAATTTATGCGTCAGTTTTGGTTGGATGAATTGCCAATGATTATTAATATTCTGAAAGGTGATTTGAAAATTGTTGGTGTAAGACCTTTGAGTAAACATTACTATAGCCTTTATACAAAAGAACTCCAGGATAAACGTATTGATTCAAAGCCGGGATTGTTGCCACCCTTTTATGTAGATATGCCTTCTACGCTTGATGAAATCATCGAGTCAGAACTGAAATATTTGCGGGCTTATGAAAAGCGTCCTTTCCTTACGGATATGCGTTATTTCTTTTCGATTTGCTCAAATATTATCGTTAGAAAAGCGAGAAGTAATTAA
- a CDS encoding glycosyltransferase: MKVHILIPVFNDWESSAQLISEIRSTFHSQSEIQLKIFIIDDCSTEVTPASGKFSEGEITIIRLNRNVGHQRAIALGLSHINEHSPCDFVVIMDGDGEDKPSDILQLLRQAGSEKGTIIFGNRQRRYEGTRFRLFYTLYKIIFRLMTAQKINFGNFCVIPFERVNNLVYVSDIWNHFSGGVIRSKIPYSSIPLDRGTRYFGSSKMNFFSLVIHGLSAIAVYTDILAVRILVSTFFLIAFSIAGIFAVSAIRLFTPFAIPGWASFVVLSFLILIFQAFLISLLLLFNVLNYRTQRHFIPALEYKNFISYIK; the protein is encoded by the coding sequence ATGAAGGTCCACATATTAATACCGGTTTTTAATGATTGGGAATCTTCCGCTCAATTGATTTCTGAAATCAGAAGCACCTTCCATTCGCAATCTGAGATTCAATTAAAAATATTCATCATTGATGATTGTTCTACCGAGGTAACGCCTGCATCCGGAAAATTCAGTGAAGGAGAAATAACCATCATCCGGCTCAATAGAAATGTTGGACATCAACGTGCGATTGCTCTAGGGTTAAGTCATATCAATGAACATTCCCCCTGTGATTTTGTAGTGATCATGGATGGGGACGGAGAAGACAAACCCTCAGATATCCTCCAACTTCTGCGTCAAGCCGGGAGTGAAAAGGGCACAATCATTTTTGGTAACCGACAACGGAGATACGAAGGAACAAGATTCCGGCTCTTTTACACCCTATATAAAATAATTTTTCGCCTTATGACCGCCCAAAAAATAAATTTCGGAAATTTCTGCGTCATTCCTTTCGAAAGAGTGAATAATCTGGTATACGTATCGGATATCTGGAATCACTTTTCCGGTGGAGTGATCCGGTCAAAAATTCCGTATTCCAGCATACCACTTGACAGAGGCACCCGATATTTCGGCAGCTCTAAGATGAATTTTTTTTCATTGGTGATTCATGGATTAAGCGCCATTGCTGTGTATACCGATATTCTCGCTGTCAGAATACTTGTATCTACCTTTTTCCTTATTGCCTTCTCTATAGCAGGAATATTCGCAGTATCAGCAATTCGCCTTTTCACTCCATTTGCCATACCCGGATGGGCCTCCTTCGTTGTCCTCAGTTTTCTCATATTGATTTTTCAGGCTTTCTTAATTTCACTCTTACTTCTGTTTAATGTCCTGAATTACCGTACCCAGCGACATTTCATCCCTGCACTTGAATATAAAAATTTCATCTCTTACATCAAATGA
- a CDS encoding class I SAM-dependent methyltransferase: protein MTIAAHYIGNELELFGHAHNWKSYYRKKLIPFITGDVLEAGAGIGETTRHLFNENVTSWTCLEPDAALAAKIQEKLIRKELPEKCTLKIGTTNDYQAGPQFDSIIYIDVIEHIENDQEELLRASKLLRPGGYLVILVPAHQWLFSPFDEAIGHYRRYSKKRLKSAVPAGLQLQKINYMDCFGLFASLTNKLFLRKSYPTIQQVKFWDNYIVPVSKIADPFLFFSTGKSLIGVWKKQK, encoded by the coding sequence ATGACCATAGCAGCACATTACATCGGCAATGAACTGGAACTATTTGGTCATGCGCATAACTGGAAAAGTTACTACAGAAAAAAGCTGATCCCTTTTATCACCGGAGATGTCCTTGAGGCGGGAGCGGGAATCGGTGAAACTACCCGTCACCTCTTCAATGAAAATGTCACCTCCTGGACATGCCTCGAACCGGATGCTGCATTGGCTGCTAAAATCCAGGAAAAGCTCATCCGCAAAGAACTTCCTGAAAAATGCACATTGAAAATTGGAACAACGAACGACTACCAGGCAGGTCCACAATTTGATTCCATTATTTATATCGATGTCATTGAACATATCGAAAATGATCAGGAAGAACTTTTGCGCGCCTCGAAATTATTAAGGCCCGGCGGGTATTTGGTAATACTTGTCCCGGCTCATCAATGGTTATTCAGCCCTTTCGATGAAGCCATCGGACATTACCGCCGCTACAGCAAAAAACGGCTTAAAAGCGCTGTGCCGGCAGGACTTCAGCTGCAAAAGATTAATTACATGGATTGTTTTGGGCTCTTCGCATCACTCACCAATAAATTATTCCTTCGAAAAAGTTATCCTACTATTCAGCAAGTAAAATTCTGGGACAACTACATTGTGCCGGTATCAAAAATTGCCGACCCCTTCTTATTTTTCAGCACCGGTAAATCATTAATAGGAGTTTGGAAAAAACAAAAATGA